One window of the Flavobacteriales bacterium genome contains the following:
- the rpoB gene encoding DNA-directed RNA polymerase subunit beta: MKTKTGRISFASTKNQIPYPDFLEIQLKSFKDFFQLETTPENRHNEGLFKVFAENFPITDTRNNFVLEFLDYFIDPPRYSIEECIERGLTHSVPLKAKLKLYCTDPEHEDFETIVQDVYLGTIPYMTPKGSFVVNGAERVVVSQLHRSPGVFFGQSYHANGTKLYSARVIPFKGSWIEFATDIHGAMYAYIDRKKKLPVTTLLRAIGFESDKDILEIFGLADEVKVSKAGLARVKGRKLAARVLRSWVEDFVDEDTGEVVSIERNEVIIDRETIVEKEHIDLILEAGVKSIILHKEEVNAADYAIIYNTLAKDTSNSEKEAVEHIYRQLRNAEPPDEETARGIIDKLFFSDKRYDLGEVGRFRINRKLGLNTPEDQKVLTKEDIISIIKYLIELINSKTDVDDIDHLSNRRVRTVGEQLYAQFGVGLARMARTIRERMNVRDNEVFTPIDLINAKTLSSVINSFFGTNQLSQFMDQTNPLSEVTHKRRMSALGPGGLSRERAGFEVRDVHYTHYGRLCTIETPEGPNIGLISSLCVYAKVNKLGFIETPYRNVEGGKVDMKSEPIYLSAEDEEKNTIAQANAVLKDDGSFASDRIKARLEGDFPVENPNNINLMDVAPNQIASIAASLIPFLEHDDANRALMGSNMMRQAVPLLRPQAPIVGTGLEPLVARDSRVLINAERDGVVEYVDANKISIRYERNDMDKLVSFEEDLRTYSLVKFRKTNQNTTVNLKPIVVKGQKVKQGEVLCDGFGTENGELAIGRNLKVAFMPWKGYNFEDAIVISEKVAKEDIFTSIHIDEYTLEVRDTKRGLEELTADIPNVSEEATKDLDENGLIRIGAEVQPGDILIGKITPKGETDPSPEEKLLRAIFGDKAGDVKDASLKAPPSLNGVVLEKKLFSRNIKDKKTKADEKKVLARIDEEYEKELAILKGVLVDKLFVLVNGKTSQGVENNLREVLIPKGTKFTQKSLSSIEYDNINPAGWTTDEDKNTLIKELLHNFNIKVNDLLGSFKRKKFAVSIGDELPAGIVQLAKVYIAKKRKLKVGDKMAGRHGNKGIVARIVREEDMPFLEDGTPVDIVLNPLGVPSRMNLGQIYETILAWAGEKLGRKYATPIFDGATLDQIEAELAEAGLPSFGRTYLYDGGTGERFDQPATVGIIYMLKLGHMVDDKMHARSIGPYSLITQQPLGGKAQFGGQRLGEMEVWALEGFGAANILQEMLTIKSDDVVGRAKAYEAIVKGDPMPAPGIPESFNVLMHELRGLCLNVTLD; this comes from the coding sequence TTGAAGACAAAAACCGGACGAATCAGTTTCGCATCCACAAAGAATCAGATACCTTATCCTGATTTCTTAGAAATACAACTCAAGTCTTTTAAAGATTTTTTCCAGCTGGAGACCACTCCGGAGAATCGTCATAACGAGGGTCTCTTCAAGGTGTTTGCGGAAAATTTCCCGATCACTGATACAAGGAACAACTTCGTTCTTGAGTTCTTGGATTACTTTATCGACCCTCCACGCTATTCAATTGAAGAGTGTATAGAGAGAGGACTGACGCATAGTGTTCCTTTGAAGGCCAAGCTGAAGCTGTATTGTACAGACCCAGAGCATGAGGATTTTGAGACCATCGTTCAGGATGTGTATTTGGGAACAATCCCTTATATGACTCCGAAAGGATCATTTGTTGTAAATGGTGCAGAACGTGTTGTTGTATCTCAGCTTCACCGTTCACCAGGAGTTTTCTTCGGACAGAGCTACCATGCAAACGGTACTAAATTGTACTCAGCGCGTGTAATTCCGTTCAAAGGTTCTTGGATTGAATTTGCAACAGATATTCACGGTGCGATGTATGCTTACATCGACCGTAAGAAAAAGCTTCCTGTAACCACGCTTTTAAGAGCTATTGGTTTCGAAAGCGATAAAGACATTTTAGAGATCTTCGGTCTTGCTGACGAAGTAAAAGTTAGCAAAGCAGGTCTCGCAAGAGTAAAAGGCCGCAAATTGGCCGCAAGGGTTCTCCGTTCATGGGTTGAGGATTTCGTAGATGAGGATACTGGAGAAGTTGTATCAATCGAGCGTAATGAGGTGATCATTGATCGTGAAACGATTGTTGAGAAAGAGCACATCGACCTTATTTTGGAAGCTGGTGTTAAGAGCATCATTCTTCACAAAGAGGAAGTGAACGCGGCAGATTACGCCATCATTTACAACACACTTGCAAAAGATACTTCTAACTCTGAGAAGGAAGCTGTAGAGCACATCTATCGTCAACTTCGTAATGCTGAACCACCAGATGAGGAAACTGCTCGTGGTATCATCGATAAGTTGTTCTTCTCAGATAAACGATACGATCTTGGTGAAGTAGGTCGATTCCGAATCAACCGTAAACTCGGTTTGAACACTCCGGAAGACCAAAAAGTACTTACCAAGGAAGACATCATTTCCATCATCAAGTATTTGATCGAGCTGATCAATTCTAAGACTGATGTGGATGATATTGACCACTTGAGCAACAGACGTGTAAGAACAGTTGGAGAGCAATTGTATGCGCAGTTCGGAGTTGGTCTTGCTCGTATGGCAAGAACAATCCGGGAGCGTATGAACGTTCGTGACAACGAGGTTTTTACACCAATTGACTTGATCAACGCGAAGACACTTTCTTCAGTTATCAACTCGTTCTTCGGAACAAACCAGCTATCTCAGTTCATGGATCAAACCAATCCATTGTCGGAGGTAACTCACAAACGTAGAATGTCTGCCCTTGGACCTGGTGGTCTTTCGAGAGAAAGAGCTGGATTCGAGGTCCGTGACGTTCACTACACACACTACGGTCGTCTTTGTACCATTGAAACACCAGAAGGACCGAACATCGGTCTTATCTCGTCACTTTGTGTTTACGCAAAAGTCAATAAGCTCGGATTCATTGAAACTCCTTACAGAAATGTAGAAGGTGGAAAAGTGGATATGAAAAGTGAGCCTATCTACTTAAGCGCTGAAGACGAAGAGAAGAACACGATTGCTCAGGCCAACGCGGTGCTGAAGGATGATGGTTCATTTGCAAGCGACAGAATCAAGGCACGTTTGGAAGGAGATTTCCCTGTGGAAAATCCGAACAACATCAACTTGATGGACGTTGCTCCAAACCAGATCGCTTCAATCGCTGCATCATTGATTCCTTTCTTGGAGCATGATGATGCGAACCGTGCTTTGATGGGATCGAACATGATGCGTCAGGCAGTTCCATTGTTGAGACCACAAGCGCCTATCGTAGGTACTGGTCTTGAGCCATTGGTTGCTCGCGACTCTCGTGTATTGATCAATGCTGAGCGAGACGGAGTTGTTGAATATGTTGATGCCAACAAGATCAGCATCCGTTATGAGCGTAACGATATGGACAAATTGGTAAGTTTTGAGGAAGACCTTAGAACCTACTCGTTGGTTAAATTCCGTAAGACAAACCAGAACACGACTGTTAACCTTAAACCAATTGTTGTAAAAGGACAAAAGGTGAAACAAGGCGAAGTGCTTTGCGATGGTTTCGGAACAGAAAATGGAGAGTTGGCAATTGGCCGTAACTTGAAAGTGGCTTTCATGCCATGGAAAGGTTACAACTTTGAGGATGCGATCGTGATCTCGGAGAAAGTTGCCAAAGAAGATATCTTCACGTCTATTCACATCGATGAGTATACTTTGGAAGTAAGAGACACCAAACGAGGTTTGGAAGAACTTACTGCAGATATTCCTAACGTAAGTGAGGAAGCCACCAAAGACCTTGATGAGAACGGACTTATCCGCATTGGAGCTGAAGTTCAACCAGGTGATATCTTGATCGGAAAGATCACTCCGAAAGGAGAAACTGATCCTTCTCCAGAAGAGAAACTTTTGAGAGCCATCTTCGGTGATAAAGCAGGAGATGTGAAAGATGCTTCATTGAAAGCACCTCCATCTTTGAATGGTGTTGTACTTGAGAAAAAACTGTTCTCAAGAAACATTAAAGACAAAAAGACCAAAGCAGACGAGAAGAAAGTTCTTGCCCGCATTGATGAGGAGTACGAAAAAGAACTTGCTATCCTTAAAGGTGTGCTTGTTGACAAGTTGTTTGTACTTGTAAACGGTAAAACATCTCAAGGTGTTGAGAACAATCTTCGCGAAGTATTGATTCCGAAAGGAACCAAATTCACGCAAAAATCGCTTTCATCTATCGAGTACGATAACATCAATCCAGCTGGTTGGACAACCGATGAGGATAAGAATACATTGATAAAGGAGTTGCTTCACAACTTCAACATCAAGGTAAACGACCTTCTAGGATCGTTCAAACGCAAGAAGTTTGCTGTTTCCATTGGAGACGAACTTCCAGCAGGAATCGTACAGTTGGCCAAAGTTTACATCGCTAAGAAGCGTAAGCTTAAAGTGGGTGATAAGATGGCAGGTCGTCACGGAAACAAGGGTATTGTTGCCCGTATCGTTCGTGAAGAGGATATGCCATTCTTGGAAGATGGAACGCCAGTTGATATCGTATTGAATCCGCTTGGTGTACCATCAAGGATGAACCTTGGACAGATCTACGAAACGATCCTTGCTTGGGCAGGAGAAAAACTAGGCCGTAAGTATGCCACACCGATTTTCGATGGAGCAACTTTGGATCAAATTGAAGCAGAACTTGCTGAAGCTGGTCTTCCTTCATTTGGTAGAACATACCTATATGATGGTGGTACTGGAGAGCGATTTGACCAACCAGCAACTGTTGGTATAATCTACATGCTTAAACTCGGCCACATGGTTGATGATAAAATGCACGCACGTTCTATCGGACCATACTCACTTATTACGCAACAACCACTTGGTGGTAAGGCCCAGTTTGGTGGTCAGCGTTTGGGAGAGATGGAGGTTTGGGCACTCGAAGGTTTCGGTGCAGCAAACATCCTTCAAGAAATGCTTACCATCAAGTCGGATGACGTGGTTGGACGTGCTAAGGCTTACGAAGCCATCGTTAAAGGAGATCCGATGCCAGCACCTGGTATCCCAGAATCCTTCAACGTATTGATGCACGAACTTCGCGGTCTGTGTCTGAATGTAACGCTTGACTGA
- the rplL gene encoding 50S ribosomal protein L7/L12, with translation MADLKEFAEQLVSLSVKEVNELAQILKDEYGIEPAAAAVAFAGPAAGAGAGDEAEAQTEFDVILKSAGAAKLAVVKLVKELTGLGLKEAKELVDGAPKPLKEGVSKEEAEALKSQLTEAGAEVEVK, from the coding sequence ATGGCAGATCTTAAAGAATTCGCAGAACAACTCGTTAGCCTTTCTGTAAAGGAAGTGAACGAACTTGCTCAAATACTTAAAGATGAATACGGAATTGAGCCTGCAGCTGCTGCAGTTGCTTTTGCTGGCCCTGCGGCTGGTGCTGGCGCTGGAGACGAAGCAGAAGCTCAAACTGAATTCGATGTTATCCTTAAATCAGCTGGAGCTGCTAAGCTTGCAGTAGTTAAGTTGGTAAAAGAGCTTACAGGACTTGGCCTTAAAGAGGCAAAAGAGCTTGTTGATGGTGCTCCAAAACCACTTAAAGAAGGAGTTTCGAAAGAAGAAGCGGAAGCTCTTAAATCTCAGCTTACTGAGGCAGGAGCAGAAGTTGAGGTTAAGTAA
- the rplJ gene encoding 50S ribosomal protein L10: MNKQEKNQAIDALTVELENNPNFYLADISKLNAEQTYKLRAAAHKKSVSLKVVKNTLLRKAMERASGDYEGLYGVLKGNTSIMFSETGNVPAKLIKEYRKKGDRPLLKGAYVGESIYVGDASIDVLENIKSKEEMVGEIIGLLQSPAKNLISALQTPGRNIAGILQTLAEKGE, encoded by the coding sequence ATGAACAAACAAGAGAAAAATCAAGCAATTGATGCTTTGACTGTTGAGTTGGAGAACAATCCGAATTTTTATTTGGCTGACATCTCAAAACTCAACGCTGAGCAAACTTACAAGCTTCGTGCTGCGGCACACAAGAAATCGGTAAGTCTTAAAGTTGTAAAGAACACATTGCTTAGAAAAGCAATGGAAAGAGCCTCTGGCGATTACGAAGGTCTTTATGGCGTATTGAAAGGCAATACCTCAATCATGTTCTCTGAAACTGGCAATGTTCCGGCAAAGCTGATCAAAGAGTACAGAAAGAAAGGTGACCGACCATTGCTTAAAGGAGCTTATGTAGGAGAAAGCATCTATGTGGGAGACGCAAGTATTGACGTCTTGGAGAACATCAAATCGAAAGAGGAGATGGTTGGAGAGATCATTGGACTTCTGCAGTCGCCTGCGAAGAACCTTATCTCTGCGCTTCAAACCCCAGGTAGAAACATTGCTGGTATACTACAAACACTTGCCGAAAAAGGCGAATAG
- the rplA gene encoding 50S ribosomal protein L1, which translates to MALTKNRKKALELVEVDKTYSLLDAAGLIKQMPASKFDASVDVAVRLGVDPRKANQMVRGVCSLPHGTGKAVKVLALCTPDKEEEAKAAGADFVGLDEYLDKIKGGWTDVDVIVTMPTVMAKLGPLGRILGPRGLMPNPKAGTVTMDIGKAVSDVKAGKIDFKVDKYGIVHAAIGKVSFTEDKLVENAKELISTLVKLKPSAAKGTYIKSIALSGTMTPSVRVDVKSV; encoded by the coding sequence ATGGCACTTACTAAAAATAGAAAGAAAGCCCTTGAGTTGGTGGAGGTTGACAAGACCTACTCACTCTTGGATGCAGCAGGGCTGATCAAACAAATGCCAGCATCAAAGTTCGATGCTTCGGTAGACGTAGCTGTAAGGTTAGGTGTCGATCCGAGAAAAGCGAACCAAATGGTGCGTGGTGTATGCAGCCTGCCGCATGGTACAGGTAAAGCGGTGAAAGTTCTTGCGCTTTGTACTCCAGATAAGGAGGAAGAAGCTAAGGCAGCCGGTGCTGACTTTGTTGGACTTGACGAGTATCTCGACAAGATCAAAGGGGGATGGACCGATGTAGATGTTATAGTAACCATGCCAACGGTTATGGCCAAATTGGGTCCGTTGGGTAGGATATTGGGACCAAGAGGTCTTATGCCTAACCCAAAAGCGGGAACAGTTACCATGGACATTGGTAAGGCGGTTTCGGATGTTAAAGCCGGAAAGATCGACTTCAAAGTTGATAAGTATGGAATCGTTCACGCAGCAATCGGCAAGGTGTCTTTTACGGAAGACAAACTTGTTGAGAATGCAAAAGAGTTGATTTCAACACTTGTTAAACTGAAGCCATCTGCGGCCAAAGGAACCTACATTAAAAGTATCGCTCTATCGGGGACAATGACTCCGAGTGTAAGAGTAGATGTTAAATCAGTTTAA
- the rplK gene encoding 50S ribosomal protein L11: MAKEISAFIKLQVRGGAANPAPPIGPALGAKGVNIMDFCKQFNARTQDSPGKVLPVVITVYADKSFEFVIKKSPVAISIKEAIKLKTGSAESNRVKVGKITVAQIQAIAEEKMSDMNCFTVESAMHMIAGTARSMGVTVTGNLPQKA; encoded by the coding sequence ATGGCAAAAGAGATAAGCGCATTTATTAAGCTCCAGGTTCGGGGTGGTGCCGCTAACCCTGCCCCGCCTATTGGACCTGCATTGGGTGCCAAAGGAGTCAATATCATGGACTTCTGTAAGCAATTCAACGCTCGTACACAGGATTCTCCGGGTAAGGTTTTGCCGGTGGTGATCACAGTTTACGCGGACAAGTCGTTCGAGTTTGTGATCAAGAAATCCCCTGTAGCTATCTCAATTAAAGAGGCGATCAAGCTTAAAACTGGTTCTGCTGAATCTAACCGCGTTAAAGTCGGTAAGATCACAGTAGCTCAGATTCAAGCCATTGCTGAAGAAAAAATGTCTGACATGAACTGTTTTACTGTTGAATCTGCCATGCATATGATCGCTGGAACAGCGCGTAGCATGGGAGTGACTGTAACTGGAAACCTTCCACAAAAAGCTTAA
- the nusG gene encoding transcription termination/antitermination protein NusG: protein MSESSKKWYVVRAISGQESKVKDYIEAEISHAGMSDHVAQVLIPKEKVFQIRKGKKVSKERSFFPGYILIEADLIGEIPHIIKNVTGVIGFLGETKGGSPVPLRQSEVNRILGKVDELAESDEEMNIPFVVGEAVKVIDGPFNSFSGIIEEINEEKKKLKVMVKIFGRKTPLELSYMQVEKE from the coding sequence ATGAGTGAGAGCAGTAAAAAATGGTATGTGGTTCGGGCCATAAGTGGTCAGGAATCGAAAGTAAAGGACTACATCGAGGCTGAGATTTCTCACGCTGGAATGTCTGACCATGTTGCTCAAGTACTTATTCCGAAGGAAAAAGTGTTTCAGATCAGAAAAGGAAAGAAAGTAAGTAAAGAGCGAAGCTTTTTTCCAGGATATATTTTGATTGAAGCAGATTTGATTGGTGAAATCCCACACATCATTAAGAATGTGACAGGGGTTATTGGCTTTCTTGGCGAGACCAAAGGGGGTTCACCGGTTCCATTGCGTCAATCAGAGGTTAACCGAATTTTAGGTAAGGTTGATGAATTGGCCGAGAGCGATGAGGAAATGAATATCCCATTCGTTGTTGGAGAAGCGGTTAAAGTAATCGATGGACCTTTCAATAGCTTCAGTGGAATCATTGAAGAGATCAACGAGGAAAAGAAAAAACTCAAGGTTATGGTGAAGATTTTCGGAAGAAAAACACCATTGGAATTGAGCTACATGCAAGTAGAAAAAGAGTAA